TCGCGATGCGATCGTCGAGCGCCTTCGGATAGTCGTCAAACTCGATCGGATCGCGGCGCGCGAGCAGGCGCATCCGGCGAATCCGCGCGTCGGCATCGATCTCGATTCGGCTGTAGTAGTGGGCATTGGCGGGATTGAACAGTGCAATCGTGCCGAGCGCGCCGCGCGCGCGATGAAATCGGATCATCGCCGCGAGATCGAGATCGAGAATTGTGTCGCTGTTCGCAATTACGAAGGTATCGATACCGAGAAAATCGCGAAGGCCGTTCAGCGGTCCGCCGGTGCCGAGCAAAACTCGCTCGGGCGCATACGTGATTCGCACGCCGAGCCGCGAACCGTCGCCGAGACCGCTTTGGATTCTACCGGCCAGATGATGAACGTTGATTGCGACTTCGGTAATACCCGCGCGCCTCAGCATCGCGATCGGATAATGAATCAACGGCCGTCCGCCAAGCTCGAGCATCGGCTTGGGCGTAGTCGCGGTGAGCGGACGCAGCCGCTCGCCTTTCCCCGCAGCAAGAATCAGCGCGCGCAATGCTTGCTCACGCGTCCAGCGCCGATGCGAGCCGCGGAAAATCCGCGCGCATCGCCGCGAGCATCCGCCGCGCCTGCATCAGCAGATGCGGAATGAATTTTCGGTATCCCGTCTTGCCGTTGCGCTCGAACATTTCGAAACGCCCGATCATCTTGAGCGCGTGCTGCAGCACGCAGAGCCGATAGCTCATCTCGAAATCCGCAATGCTCATCGCGATTGCACCGCGCCGCGCGAGTCCGGCAAGGTAAAAATCCAGCAACCTTTTTTCGATCACCGGCGTGATCACGTCGCCGGTGTCGCGCGTCGTCATCAGCACCGCGAGATCCTGCGCCGCCGGCGCCATCAACGCGTCCTGAAAATCTATGATTCGAAGTCGGCTGCCCTCCTGCAAGTAAAGATTGTGCCCGTGATAGTCGCGATGCGACAACACGCGCGGATATCGATCGAGCCGCGCCGCGAGCGCCTTTATCTCCTCCTGAATCGATGCGGCCTTGACGCCGGGCGCGATCAGTTCGAGGCCCAGCTCGATAAATTCCTTGAGCTCCCATTCGAACAGACGGCCGTCGTAAGCGATTCGCCGCGCGATACATTCGTCATCGATCCTGCGCGTGCCATCCACATGCAGCCGCAGCAATTCCTCCACCGCGAGCCGGTAGAGGTCCGCGACGTGCGCGCCCGGCTGCCGCGCCGCGTCGAGCAAAGGCAGTTCGCCGACGTCCTCCACCAGCATCGCGCGTTTTTCAGGGGCTACATCGTATAGTGATGGCACACCCGCGCCGAGCGACGACAAAAATCTGTGCACATTGATCCAGGGCGGTTCGGTGGGTTCGTCGGTGACAAGCTTCAGTACTCGAACGTAGCGGGGCAGGTCGTCGGGGCCGAGGTCCACGACGATTGCCGTGCTCGGCGCGCCGCCAGTTTGCGGCGAGATCGTCGCCCGCCAGAATCGACGCGTCGATAAATCGCCACGCAGTGCGTCGAACTCGTCGAGGCGCGCGCCGGGCCATCGATGCGCGATCGCCTGCGCCGCCCACCGCTCAAATCCAATACCGCTCGGTTCTGCCACTGTGCGGATTGTACGCCGAAATAAATTCGCAACACGAGCGCCGGCGTGTCACCGCGCACCGTTCCCAAAGCGGTCCTCATCGGGTATTCATAGGGGAGCATCCATCGCAACTAGGACCTTCGAGCAATGACAACCTGGTTCCCCATCGCTGTCACTTTCGTCGTCGCCGGCCTGATCGTCGGCGTGATGTGCACGATCAACATGTTGATCGGGCCCAAGCGCCCCAACCCGATCAAGAGCGAGGCGTTCGAATGCGGCAATCCGCCGAGCGGTTCCGCCTGGGGGCGCTTCTCGGTCCGCTTCTACCTGACCGCGATTCTTTTTTTGCTCTTCGATGTGGAAGTAATTTTTCTATATCCGTGGGCGGTCAATCTCAGGATGCTCGGGATGTTCGGGTTTGTCGAAGCGCTGATCTTCATCTCGATTCTGGTGGTCGGATTAGTTTACGCGTGGGGACGGGGCGCGCTCGACTGGACCTGATTGGATCGCTGGATTGATATTCGCGATTAAGCTGGGAAAAACTCCTCGATGCTGATCGAAAAATTGAACGACCGCTTCGGCGCGGCGATCCTGAAAACAGAAACCGCCAACGGCGACGAATCGATCACGATCGCGCGCGGCACCGCGCTCGAGATTTTTAAATCGTTGCGCGATGAGTCGGGCTTCGAATTCAACGTCCTGGTCGATTTGACTGCCGTCGATTGGCTCGAACGCAAGCCGCGCTTCGACGTTATCTATCACCTGAATTCGCTGACGCTCGTTCACCGGCTGCGCGTGAAAATCGCCGTCGAGTATCCCCAGCCGTGGGCCTTTAGCGCGACGCCGCTCTGGAAGTCGGCGGACTGGCTCGAGCGCGAATGCTTCGACATGTTCGGCATCGTTTTCAAGGGCCATCCCGATCTGCGCCGCATCCTGCTGTACGACACGTTCGAAGGACATCCGCTGCGCAAGGATTATCCCTACAACAAGCGCCAGCCGATCGTGCCTGAAATCGACCCGATCGCGAATCCACTTCGCTCTTCGCGTTAGGCGCGCCACAAAAAGAAATGTCACTACCAGCACGTTGGAAAGACAAGCTCACGACCGCCGACCCGGCTGACGAGATCATGGAACTGCAGATGGGCCCGTCGCATCCTGCATCGCACGGCACCATCAAGTTTAATTTGAAACTCGACGGCGAACGCATCATCGATTGCGACGTCGAGGTCGGCTACCTGCATCGCGCGTTCGAGAAAATGTGCGAGCAGGGCACCTGGACGCAATGCTTTCCATACACCGACCGCCTGAACTACGCCTCGCCGTGCATCAATAACGTCGGCTTCGCGCTCGCGGTCGAGCGCCTGCTCGGTCTCGAAACCACCGAGCGATGCAAATACGTGCGCCTCATCATGAGCGAAGTCGCGCGCATCGCGGATCACCTGACTTGTCTCGGCATGGCGTCGAGCGAAGTCGGCGCGACCACCGTCGCCTTTTACATGCTCGAGGCTCGCGAATTTCTCTACGACTTGATCGAAGCCGTCACGGGCGCGCGCCTTACCGTCACGTGGTGCCGCGTCGGCGGCATGACGCACGATCTACCGCCCGACTTCGATGAACGACTCGCCGCTTCTTTCAAACGGCTCGATTCAGTTTTGTCTGATTGCGATCAGTTGCTCAGCCGCAACCGCGTCTTCATCGATCGGATGGCGGGCATCGGCATCATGTCGAAGGAAGATGCGATTTCCTACGGCGTGACCGGTCCGCTGCTGCGCGCCACCGGCGTCGCTTACGATGTCCGCAAGGCGACTCCGTACCTGGTGTACGATCGCTTCGAGTTCGACATCCCGACCGGTGAGCGCGGCGACAATTACGATCGCTTCAAGATGCGGTTTGACGAGATGTATCAGTCGAAACGGATCATCGAGCAGGCGATCAAATCGATTCCCGAAGGACCGGTCTCGATCACCGATCCCAAAGTCGTGCTGCCGCCAAAGGAAAAAGTTTACAACTCGATCGAAGGCCTGATGAACCATTTCAAGCTCATCATGGAAGGCATCAAGGTGCCGGCCGGCGAGGTTTATCAAGCGGTCGAAGGCGCCAATGGCGAGCTCGGATTTTACGTGGTGAGCGACGGCAGCGGGCGTCCGTACCGGGTGCGGGTGCGGCCGCCGTGCTTTTTCGGCATGGGCGCGCTCAACAAGATGCTGATAGGGCACATGATTCCCGACATCA
This Candidatus Binatus sp. DNA region includes the following protein-coding sequences:
- a CDS encoding nucleotidyltransferase family protein, which codes for MRALILAAGKGERLRPLTATTPKPMLELGGRPLIHYPIAMLRRAGITEVAINVHHLAGRIQSGLGDGSRLGVRITYAPERVLLGTGGPLNGLRDFLGIDTFVIANSDTILDLDLAAMIRFHRARGALGTIALFNPANAHYYSRIEIDADARIRRMRLLARRDPIEFDDYPKALDDRIA
- a CDS encoding phosphotransferase, producing the protein MAEPSGIGFERWAAQAIAHRWPGARLDEFDALRGDLSTRRFWRATISPQTGGAPSTAIVVDLGPDDLPRYVRVLKLVTDEPTEPPWINVHRFLSSLGAGVPSLYDVAPEKRAMLVEDVGELPLLDAARQPGAHVADLYRLAVEELLRLHVDGTRRIDDECIARRIAYDGRLFEWELKEFIELGLELIAPGVKAASIQEEIKALAARLDRYPRVLSHRDYHGHNLYLQEGSRLRIIDFQDALMAPAAQDLAVLMTTRDTGDVITPVIEKRLLDFYLAGLARRGAIAMSIADFEMSYRLCVLQHALKMIGRFEMFERNGKTGYRKFIPHLLMQARRMLAAMRADFPRLASALDA
- a CDS encoding NADH-quinone oxidoreductase subunit A; its protein translation is MTTWFPIAVTFVVAGLIVGVMCTINMLIGPKRPNPIKSEAFECGNPPSGSAWGRFSVRFYLTAILFLLFDVEVIFLYPWAVNLRMLGMFGFVEALIFISILVVGLVYAWGRGALDWT
- a CDS encoding NADH-quinone oxidoreductase subunit C; translated protein: MLIEKLNDRFGAAILKTETANGDESITIARGTALEIFKSLRDESGFEFNVLVDLTAVDWLERKPRFDVIYHLNSLTLVHRLRVKIAVEYPQPWAFSATPLWKSADWLERECFDMFGIVFKGHPDLRRILLYDTFEGHPLRKDYPYNKRQPIVPEIDPIANPLRSSR
- a CDS encoding NADH-quinone oxidoreductase subunit D, coding for MSLPARWKDKLTTADPADEIMELQMGPSHPASHGTIKFNLKLDGERIIDCDVEVGYLHRAFEKMCEQGTWTQCFPYTDRLNYASPCINNVGFALAVERLLGLETTERCKYVRLIMSEVARIADHLTCLGMASSEVGATTVAFYMLEAREFLYDLIEAVTGARLTVTWCRVGGMTHDLPPDFDERLAASFKRLDSVLSDCDQLLSRNRVFIDRMAGIGIMSKEDAISYGVTGPLLRATGVAYDVRKATPYLVYDRFEFDIPTGERGDNYDRFKMRFDEMYQSKRIIEQAIKSIPEGPVSITDPKVVLPPKEKVYNSIEGLMNHFKLIMEGIKVPAGEVYQAVEGANGELGFYVVSDGSGRPYRVRVRPPCFFGMGALNKMLIGHMIPDIITTFGMINMIGGECDR